In Aminiphilus circumscriptus DSM 16581, the sequence GCGGCGACATGGCCTTCGCCTCGGCCCTGCGCGACGCGGCGAGGGCGGTGGGCAGGCGGGGACGGATCCATCTGAAGGTGGACACCGGCCTCGGGCGGATCGGCTTTTTTCCGGACGAACTCGTCGAGGCGGCCCGAACGATCCTCTCCTGGGGCGACCTGGAAATCGCCGGAATCTATACCCACTTCGCCACCGCCGACGAGGAGAATCTGGACTACACGCGGGCGCAGTACCGGCGTTTTGCGGAGAGCATCAAGGACCTGGAGCGCAACGGCATCTCCCTTCCACTGCGGCACGCCTGCAACAGCGCGGGGCTCATCAACGTCCCCGAGGCACATCTCGACGCGGTGCGCGCGGGGCTTCTCCTCTACGGCTACCGGAGCGGCTTCGAAAACCGTGTTGTTCCCAAGGCGCCCGCCGTCACGGTGAAGAGCGCCCTCGCATCCGTCCGGACCCTTCCACCGGGGCATCCCGTGGGATACGGCCTGCGCTACGTCACCAGGGGCACCCAGCGGCTCGGCATCATCCCCATGGGCTTCCACGACGGCCTGGTGCGCTCCATGAAGAACACCCAGTTTCTCCTCCGGGGACACCGCGTCACGGCGGTGGGCGCCATCTGCATGGACTCCGTCACCGTGGACCTCACCTCCCTTCCGGACGCCGCCGTGGGAGACGAGGTAGTCTTCATCGGTCGCCAGGGGGACGAGGAAATCACCGCCCAGGAAGTGGCGGACCGTCTGGACACCATCGTCGCTCAGGTTTTTTCCTTCTTTTCTCCCCGGGTGAAGCGCATCTACCTCGACTGAGGCTCCCCACGGGCACCTTTGCTCCGGTACACCCGCACCACCGGAATCCGTGACGAGGCGGGCGCTTTCTTCGGAAAACGCGCCCGCCTCTCCCTCTTCCGGCAACGCGCTCCCGCCCAATGCGTCCTCATTGCCATCGCCATGCCGCACCCTTTGCGAGCATAAGCGCCGATGCGCACTGAGCCATCGTTTCTTCCGTGGCTTCGTCCTCCGAAACCGGACTTCCCCGGCAGATGCCTGTTCACGCACCAAGAACCGCCGCGATTCCTCCATCGTCATGAAGATTTATGAAGACGTCGCCCCTGTTCGTCATGGGTGCCCTTTTCTCGTCCCGCTCAGGGGCAATAAGATCAGTGCCCTGTTACACCAAGGCACACATTCCTAGTCTCCGCCATGTGCTCCTTTGCTATAATCGAAGCCACCTCTACGTGAAAGCCATAGATGAAATGAAACGAAACGTGACGTACAAGGAGTTTTCCCAGAAAGGCAGGAAGCTCTTCGGGCACATCACCCGAAGGTCTTGAAACGCGAGGGAACGTGAAAGGAGTTTTTCCAGAGCCTGCGCGTCGTTCTGCCCCTGCGGCGGGGCCCAAAGGGATGCGCGCCGGACGCACCTGCCGCGCCTCGGCATGGAGGAGGAATTTTTCTGTCCCTGACTATTTCCACCTACTACAGCCTTGCGGAACTGCGGGAAGGGCTCGCCCGGCACGAGGCGGCGCACACGAGCGCACCGCCGGTCTTTCTGGTGCCTTCCTCGGAGGATCGGGCGCTGCTCCGGGCGCTGCTTCCCGAACCCGCGACGCTTTCTCGGGAGCGACCTCGGGTTTGGCTCTGGAACGACCTCTACCGCGAGGCGGCGGACCTGCTCGCCCCGCAGGAGATCCTGCGGCGGCAGATCGATCCTCCGGACCACCACCTCATCCTCCTCCGGCTGGTGGCGGAGGAACGCCGCACCGCCGCGGAAACGTTGCTCCCGCCGTTGCGGCACCGCGGTTTCGTGACGATCCTGGGCGAACAGGTCCGAGAGCTGCTGCGGGAGGATGTCTCCCCCCGGGACCTGGCGCTCTCCCTGGGATGCGGAGATGCCTGCGGCACCTCCACCGCAGCGGCGGAAGCGCCCGCTCCTCCTTCCTGTCCGAAGGACGACCCGGCGGCGGCCCTCCTCTGCCACCTCTACCACCGCTACCTGGACTACCTGGAGCGCCAGGGGCTCGCGGACAGTGCCGCCGTGCCCTCCCTGACGCGGGATCTTCTGGCGCGCCTCCGCACCGCGCCCGCTCCGGCGGGGGAGCTGGTGCTCGTGGGCTTTCTCTCCTTCACCTCCGCCCAGTTGAATCTGATCCGGGAGCTCGCGGCGATCCTTCCGGTGACGCTCTTTCAGCCCGATCCCCGCCTCGACGGCGTCTACGACGCCCGGGAACAGCTTCGGGCCGCAGTCAGGGTTGGCGCGGCTCCGTCAGGCATCGAAATCGTTTCCGACGCCTCCGGCGGCGCGGGCACCGCGCCCCAGCGGTGCCTCGAACTTCCCGTTCCCGACGTCTCCCGCCAGGCGGACCAACTGGCCCGGGAATTACTGCTCTGGCGGGAGGGGATGGGGCGCCTCGCCCCGCTGGGAACCTTTCCAGGTTGGGGAGCACTGGCCCTCCTGGCGACGGAATCCGACGCGCCGCTCTTCACCTGGGCTTTCCGGCGCTACCGCATTCCCTTCGTCCGCGCCGAAGGCGAATCCGCCGCGGCGTCACCCCTGGGATATCTCCCCAGGGCGATCTACGGCGCCTTCCGCGAAAACTGGCCCCCCATAAAGACGGCGCATCTTCTGGCCTCTCCCTGCCTGCTCGGCACGCTGCACACCCAGGAGTTTTTCCTCCGCGCCGCGAGCAGCCCAAAAGAGCGGGGAGAGAAGCTGGTGCGGCATTGCCTGGGGCGCCTTGCCCACCGGCACGAAGACGGCGAGGCGATCTTCGAG encodes:
- the alr gene encoding alanine racemase, which codes for MESRFQTDHDIQRFHPTRMEISLSSLRRNYATVRELLPPQCDIMAVVKGDGYGLGMHPAAEAFFGEGCRRFAVATIDEGLSLRAALRDVEILLLGIPPVSATEAVVRQNLCATCGDMAFASALRDAARAVGRRGRIHLKVDTGLGRIGFFPDELVEAARTILSWGDLEIAGIYTHFATADEENLDYTRAQYRRFAESIKDLERNGISLPLRHACNSAGLINVPEAHLDAVRAGLLLYGYRSGFENRVVPKAPAVTVKSALASVRTLPPGHPVGYGLRYVTRGTQRLGIIPMGFHDGLVRSMKNTQFLLRGHRVTAVGAICMDSVTVDLTSLPDAAVGDEVVFIGRQGDEEITAQEVADRLDTIVAQVFSFFSPRVKRIYLD